In the genome of Salinigranum halophilum, the window TCGATGACGATCTTCAAAGAGAAGCTCGGGGAGGAGTATCTCACCACGTCCGAGGTGAAGCGGCTCCTCGAGGAGGTCGAGGCCGAACGCGCGGCCGACGAAGAGCGTGAGGTCCGGTACGAACTGGCCCGCGCCATCGAACACGTCAACCGGTTTGCGTTCCTCGACCCCGAGGATTCGCGGGCGCTCGCCGAGGAACTCCAGGAACTGGAGAAGGTCGACGAGGAGACGGCGTTCAAAATCGCCGACCTGCTCCCGCAGTCGCGCGACGAACTCCGCGCGCTCTACGCCCAGCAGCGCTACGCGCTCTCGGGCGACGAACTCGACGACATCCTCAACGTCGTCGCCAAGTACGTCTGAGCGAATCGACGCGCGCACGACCGATGGACACCGACTGTCCGGACACATCGGACGACGGCGAGGCGATGACCGGTGCCAACGTTTTAAATAATCTGTCAGCATAGAGTTGTGTATGACCACAAGCGAGAGCGGCGACGCAGTCGACGCTGGGGGCGGCGAGTCGA includes:
- a CDS encoding RNA polymerase Rpb4 family protein; this encodes MTIFKEKLGEEYLTTSEVKRLLEEVEAERAADEEREVRYELARAIEHVNRFAFLDPEDSRALAEELQELEKVDEETAFKIADLLPQSRDELRALYAQQRYALSGDELDDILNVVAKYV